The genomic stretch AGAGCATTCcaacttcaaatatttatatttaattattattttaagtgTTCATCGAAACCAAAATTCTATTAACTTGTCGAATGACATCAATCTCAGCAAAATAAATTGAAGGATTGTATAATAtcaaatgatttcaaaattcaaatatattttatttctattacgTAATAATCAACTGCAAAGTTCTCGATGAAGAACataaattaaaccaaaaaaagttatttgataTGTACATATCCATCTGTCGTTGCCAAAATTTTTGATCTCGCCTTGCAATGCATGGAAAATTGTTCCTTGGTTCACATCCATACTAGATCCATCTGCTACAGGATTTGGAGCCACCATATGCGTCAGATGGAAACATGAACTGTTTGGTCTAGCACTATGATTTTTTTGGCTTAATCAAGTTACCGCAGCTGAAAACAAACTTTGGAGATAGGTTGATATTGATGTCAATAGacttaaaattgattatttcctGTGAAGTCACGTGGAGCTACTAATTTATTCGAATAAACAGCACAATCTAAGCAATCTAAGCTTTGGAATCCAACATAGTTCGTTCTATTTTTGAGAAACAACCTGTAATGCTCTAAAAAGAAACCCAAAGTTGTGTATTTAGAACGCAATATTCACGATTGCGGTATATAAAATTAGTACTTTTAACtctaaaagaaatttttcttcaatgaatttgccttatcaattttttttctttgattacaGAGCAATGATAGCGTGATCATTTGCCGAGACACCACCCACTCATTATGTGTTCAAGATCATTTCTAGTTGCTTCTCTTCTGGCAACTACGGCTGCAATAATAACTTCTACGATCGCTGACAATGGCGAAGAATTCGCTTTCGATGTTGTAGAAGATTTGGAAGTGGAATTTGAGGGAGAAAAATTGGTGAAATGGCACGAAAAGGATTTGGTAGCTCCAGTTGGAAGAGCCTTCCATTTGGTCGTAcctaaagaaaattttcaaggagTAGTAACAAGTTTTGAGGTGAGATTAGAATTTTGCCTAGAAAATCAATCATCAATTCTCAACCACTTGCTTTTTATCGCACGCAAATCTAAATCACAAGCAATTCATGCTGAATTTCTAATTTTAGGATAAAGTAGTATGTTTTGTACTACTACTCATAGAGTAGATGTTTTTATTTGGTAGTTAATACACTTTCTATCAAGGTGTCTAACTTTATATCtgcgtaataataataaagacaCCATATTAGGCTCTTCCTAATATGTATTTATAAATTCGTGATATGATTTAATATTGTTGCTTTCTTCCTGTATTGCTTTCACAAACTTTTTAGTCTTCACCGACGAACAGATACATCCATGAGATTAATATTAAAGTTTACACCGGAAGAGAAACGTTCGAGTCTTCATTCACTTCAAATTCCAAGTACTTCGGTTCGTTTTCGTATATTACAAAGCTATGGTTGATTTTCTTGCTTATTTTTAATGCTGTTCTTTATACTTTCATAAATTACTGCAATGCCGTTTTAAAGAtacctataaatattttattgaatgagtaaaattaattaatgtaggCAGAGGTGAGTTTCTAGACTGGTGcttgaatttattttctaaaataaaatagggATTCAGATTTCTATCGTCTTtctattttacttttgaaatttttgcaataGAATCCGAGAAAAAgacccaaaaaattgaaaaattaccccacattttattttaaatcgcGTGGAAATGCTCTCTGagatgtaatttatttaaaagtttgagTATTTGGAATTTCAATCGTGtttattcaatcaaaatttaaaaaaatttcatccaagttttcttaacatttttacaaagaaataaacatttgtattCCCATCAAAATatagatttatttgaaataatacctataaaaacatacatttctGATGTCATATGCTACACTGGGTagatgttaattaaaaaaatcgacatttttcaattttttcctaaatttttaatttgccATAGTGTGGAGCAATACATTTCGACGTTTGATCGCAAATACGTCAAaagtgattgaaaattttagttttcacatttttagTTTGGATCATTTCATGTCTTTTCacgtttttgatatattttcaaaattgttgtaacattttttaattacttccTACCCCTCAAAACACTGTTCAAATATATATCACTCGAATGTATACCAAAATAACTTAAATTGCAAAATGCAGATTTGAATTTTGGATGGCGATTTATATCATCGTTTTATTGGACTGTTTCATCAAATTTAACAGTAAATGTGTATACCTGAACCTCACCACGAAGTTCTTTTCAATGTACAATCCTTTAAATAACAGACCATTATACTCCTGCCATTTTTATTGAATGCCCTTTGCTATGAGGATGATCCCACAAATACCTGGcctgtttcaagtttgaagacgctgctttgtttagtatttgtttggcagtcatcaatagtgaatgttttcagtaaatttgtaatAACGGAAAAGATTCCTCATCGTTATGTGAAACAATACAAATCCAGCATCACAATGgtcgactccagaaatgttggagGAATTCCATATAGCGGTACCGGATGATCGTCGACTTCAAGTGCGCGAGCTaccgcatattaactgaaaatttggacataagtATGTTGAGggtcatgaagatgtttccatcgggAGTTTGGCGATGTTTCTCACAAATAAAACCGAAAATTCGCGCTGTtgcataaccatggatgaaatgtGGGGCTATCACTTCATACCCGAAACAAATAACTATCAAAACAATatactgaaaaggaagaaccggctccgaagaaggtaaagaccgttccatctgcattcaaggtcatggcgtcgccGTCGGTTGTTCAGGATacgcgtggaataattttcattgactatcttaaaaatggaaaaactatctACTGGgggtattatgcgaacttactgcaaaatttgaaagaataaatCATGCAAAAATGGCCTCATTTGGCTAACaagaaagtgttgtttaatcaagacaatgcatcagCTCTCACATCTGCAATAGCAATGGGCAAagttaatgaattaaagtttgcattgttacctcatgcacccaattcgccagatttagccccttcggattattttctgttaccagatttgaaaaaatggttcggtggtcaaagattttccaacaatgaagaggtgatgtccgCAGTTAATGACTatggagattacgttgaaaaattataatatttgtgctttctttgttgggccaggtattATCTAACACTTCTAGAATAGTTAAGTTAAAATACACGATTCATTCTTTTCTGAATGGCTCTTGTAATTCACTTGTTGGTTGAAGTAACCTCATCTCATTTCATCGccgcagaaattatttattcaagtatgttccactaaaataaatattcggtATTATCCAAACAGATTAAAACTCTTCATATTTCCAGAGaatgtacaatttttcatttgattttgaatatatactCGATTTGTGAATGTACTTACTAAAAATCCATAGCCCCTGGAATAATAATCTCGTATTTCTTCAAGTTGTCTTATAAActggaattttattttccagAAGGGGCACTGTCTCGGCGAAACATATTAAATCCTATGTCGAGAAACTGTTATTACCGCCATTACTGCTGAAAACTATTGATGCTCCTTTTTATTTGCGGCTAGTACCGAACACGATAGtgtaaaatttcctaaaaggAAATTGAAAGGCGTCCAACTACCATTCTAGAGTTTGCGAGATTTTTTTTACTATCAGTATATAACATACTAcaatgtttatgtttttttaagtCTTCACAGTTTCCAAGATGTGCGATTGTAAATTCTACGGGTAGTAAAACGTtggataacaataaaaattccaaggaaataaaaaggaaatttaaaTCCTGTCTACGTAATGCACTTCACTTAACAGATAAATTTAGACGAGTGCAGGTTATTCACTTTTATTTGGCCGTATCATATGATATGGAAAGATTGGATTGGCAACTTCCCAGGGTCAAGAAATTATTTCCACTAATTGAAACTGGTATCAAACATGTCCAAGGAATGTGGTCGGCTGAGGTTGACGTTTTCAAACCTGCACAATCAACCCCAAAAGATACTTTTCCATCCAATGAGGGATCTGAAACTGATATTGAGACTGAGTCTTCGAATAAAGATGAAGATCCGTCCCGTTCTGACGAATAGTTCGTTAGTTTAACAAAGCTGTGTACTTCGTTTCTGTCATTCTGTTTCAGTACATCATTTTCTTATAGTTTTTCATTGGAGTGCAAATCTTGTtcaatagactttgaaaatcatttgtaaATATTGGTTAAATAATCCAAATGTATGTTCTAGGCAAAGAGACGCACAGGAAAAGCTCTTCCCTCCTGGCTGCTTTTTGATAAAAGGGGTGGAGTATTTTGGGGTGTACCGCTTACTCAAGATATCGGACTAGTAACACTTACTGTGAAAGCATTAGGAAAATTCAACAGCACAGAAGATATCTCAATTAAAGTAGTTGAATCTACAGAAGAATCCACAGTGATTGAGAAATGTAAATCGACTGAAGAAAATACGATTCTCACTTTAttgatagataaaaatattaaggcAATCAAACCGAAACAAAGAGTTATTGCCATTAATAACATCGCCCAGTTTTTCGGATTACCACATGTGAgtagtcaaaatattttttcaaatagttctcgagttaaaaaaaaaatctttttatattatactaGTTTAGTATTaagttgaagaaatttacaaaataacttTGTGTAAAAACAAACCCCTTATTGATTTTGGATATTATGATTAACTAATTCATTAGTAGCAGTAGTAAATTACCTAACtgtgttttaataattaaaaagcAAGTTATATGGACCTACTAGTTAATTCTGAATATTCTGAGTAACTAATTCATTAGTAGCAGTAGTTAATTATCTAACTGTGTTTTAATAATTAAGAAGCAAGTTATATGGACCTACTAGTTAATTCTGAATATTCTGAGTAACTAATTCATTAGTAGCAGTAGTTAATTATCTAACTGTGTTTTAATAATTAAGAAGCAAGTTATATGGACCTACTAGTTAATTCTGAATATTCTGAGTAACTAATTCATTAGTAGCAGTAGTTAATTACCTAACTGTGTTTTAATAATTAAGAAGCAAGTTATATGGACCTACTAGTTAATTCTGAATATTCTGAGTAACTAATTCATTAGTAGCAGTACTTAATTACCTAACTGTGTTTTAATAATCAagaaactaaattatatggaccTACTGGTTAATTCTGAATATTGTGATTAACTAATTCATTAGTAGCAGTAGTTAATTATCTAACTGTGTTTTAATAATCAAGAGGCTAAGTTATATGGACCTACTGGTTAATTCTAAATATTGTGATTAACTAATTCATTAGTAGCAGTAGTTAATTATCTAACTGTGTTTTAATAATTAAGAAGCAAGTTATATGGACCTACTAGTTAATTCTGAATATTCTGAGTAACTAATTCATTAGTAGCAGTAGTTAATTACCTAACTGTGTTTTAATAATTAAGAAGCAAGTTATATGGACCTACTAGTTAATTCTGAATATTCTGAGTAACTAATTCATTAGTAGCAGTACTTAATTACCTAACTGTGTTTTAATAATCAagaaactaaattatatggaccTACTGGTTAATTCTGAATATTGTGATTAACTAATTCATTAGTAGCAGTAGTTAATTACCTAACTGTGTTTTAATAATTAAGAGGCTAAGTTCTATGGACCTACTGGTTAATTCTGAATATTGTGATTAACTAATTCATTAGTAGCAGTAGTTAATTACCTAACTGTGTTTTAATAATTAAGAGGCTAAGTTCTATGGATCTACTAGTTAATTCTGAATATTGTGATTAACTAATTCATTAGTAGCAGTAGTTAATTACCTAACTGTGGTTTAATAATCAAGAGACTAAGTTATCTGAACCCACTAGTAGATTTTGAGTCTTATGATTAACTAATTTATTAGTAGCAGTAGTTAATTACCTGTGTATCAATAATTAAGAGGTTAAGGTATCTCAACTTATTAGTTGATTTTGAATCTTTTGGTCCATGACTAATTTATTAGTTAATTACCTAGCTGTGATTAAATAATCGAGAGTTATCTGAACCCATTAGTTTTCATTTAATGCAATCAATTTCTAATCTCACAAATTGTCTGATGAAAAATTTTGGTTTATCTTTCTACCTGGAAAAAGTTGATatcattttaaaagaaattctgTGAAGAGATGCAttcaacacaaaatatattGGAGAAAATAAATTAGGGAATGTCAACCATCAAGAAGAAGGAAACAAATTAGATAAGAAGATAACACAGAGATGAATTAGAGTATTTTTCTCACCGAGAACAAACATTTATAAGTTGAAATTATGCGTTCTGTCTTAGTCAATGGTAATTTGTATTTCCTCAATGACgagtttttgatatattttcgatttactttattttcacttcaatctattttctaatCTCATGTAATGAAAACAATGTAATCAAAATCTTATTTGTTGTTAGTTATGAATTACAAAGGATGATCTATTTTTTCTCAGCAATAAGTTACAACATAAGTGAATTTTGGGGAAATCACACAAACGCTGTTTCTCTATCCAGTACATTTATCGTTATTTATGTGTCATCTCGCATTTTCCTTTTCAGCGTGCCTTTATGTTGAAACCTCAAATACAAAAAGATGACATTACAGATAGTTCTGTAGTACTGGCTGGTCCGGGAAATATCCGATCAAGAAATTCCAAGGTAGCATCTTTTCTACAAGTAGCAGTAGGGTGCGATGGAAGACTGTGGCTCTCTACAACTTCGATGGTGCATCAACTGAAACAACAAGCAAAAGATGGAACCATTACTGAAGTATTAGGCTTACCTTTAATAGGCTGGAGAGTTAAGACTGAAACTAAACCTGTTGTTAGAACTAAAAGAGAATCTGATATTCTTTATGGAGATGATGGTGAGTTTCttagagaaaaaaatcagtggaataataatattttcttcgttattTGATAAATAGGTAGCGGAGATTATAATGATGAAGATGAATATTATGATGATTACGAAGATTCTTATGATAATGAAGAACTTGGAGACGTTGAAAAAGTACCTCCGTCTGCAGCGACTCCAATAACTCTACCAACTCCCAAAAAGAATACAACTTCAACAACAGCTGCTAGTACAACTATATCTTCCGAAATTACTACTCATCCTCATAGGCATCATCATGGTGAACCCAATCCTAGCATACCAGTAAGTTTGATTATATTTGATCAAATGCTAATTTCACTATCATAGTTTCATGATTCATttaagaaactttattttttagaatatacaCCATCAAACAACcaataaaaactttaatattGACGAATTTGTTCCTGTAACAATTCTCCCATCTGAAACTGAAATATCTTCTTCTACCACTACATCTACAACCAGTACGTCACAGAACTTTGGACAATCTAAATCCAAACCAGACGATGTATTGAACTATGAAGAAAACTATGATTATGGGGAATATGATGATGAGGACGATGACCTCCCGGATCCTATTGAAAGTGCAACTGTTGTACCAGGTATGTGTATATAGTAACACACTGAGGTTTCATTGCTATTATCATCAAGCACTAAATAAACTCCTTCTCTTTTTCATAGTGTGAAGTAACTATAAAGGTTATTCAATAGGAGGAAATTCGTCTTCACTCTGTATCTCGACCTTGGTCTATATAATTATGCAGCTATCGaacattctataaaaaatttgaggaatgttctaaattaaaaagttttaaccAGAGCTGGATAGAAAAATTCTAATTAGAAACTTTCATGATATATACTTTGGAATAAATAGTTTAAGCTCCTATATGCTCATATCGTTGGTCTAATATCCCCCGTTTTTTCTCCCATCTCATTGTTtgtcggtgttgcaggttttcaaAGATTTTCCTGTAACCTAGTTCACCAGCTGAATAGCCAACAATACGGCAACTGCTTTCTTCTTCTCTCCTTTGTCTTTCATTATATTGTGGTGCACAACACACTACCATCCACCACAACTCAAGCACGGAAGAGGAGTATTTCCTATATAAGGGTCGAACCGGATGAATCCTTTCCCTCTCATGAATAACGAACAAAGAACAAAACGAACCCCTCTATCTTTTTCCCTTTGCTCATATTTTTGGTTgcaagattttataaaaattcctatCCTCTTTCAGAGTTTcctaaaaagaaacaaaaatttgttcCTGTAGTTGGAGATACAGAAAGCACAACCACTGAAGAAAGCAGTATCAAAACTCCAACTACTGTTAAGATTGAACCAGATCTAGTAACTGAATCAAGTACTGTTCCTAGTACTACTACAACTAGTACAACTACTACCACTACTACTACACCTGTTCCTTCAACTGTTATCATTACAAGTACAACAAGTACTACTGAAGCTCCAACAACTTTCCAAATCGTTGAAGAAGGAGAGCTAGAGGTAATTAAATATATGCAACATATTCACAGTATACACCTAGAagagtttcattttttttgtaaagattTACTAGAGAATGTTATCAAGAACAACTCAATGTAAGgcacatatttattttaattcatttttatcattaattttagaTTGAATTTACCACAGAAACTGAAAGACCTCCAACAACATCTGAGGTACTACCAACTACTGAGGAAACCACTGTTCCAACAACGACGTACCAAGCTATTTATAATATTCCGAAGAAGAGTGTAGAAACTACATCTACTTTTACAACTTCCACAGTAACAACAGTAGCAGTAACATCATCAACTGTAAAAGGGGAAGAATCCACTACACCATTTGTAGAAACTACAACACGTCGAGAGTCTTCAACTACACAAAAATTACCAACTACAATTAGAGAAGTTACGGAAATTGAGTACCACGAAAACTTTGATCCTTTTGTAGAAAATCGTCTTCAGCCTATGTCGGTTATTGCTGGAAAAATATTCAGATTCGTGTTGCCACTTCATACGTTCAAAGATTTTGAAGACGAATACGATTTGACATATCAGTTGCTAgattctaataataatacaatCACCAATAACAGTTGGTTGAATTTTAACCCCACTAGAAGAGAATTTTATGGATTGtaagtaaaaaaagtttattctatataaaaatattccactATTTTGTCGATTTTCAGGCCATTGGAAGTTTCCAAGTGGTTCTTCTGGATCAAAGCGACCGATAAAGATGGTGGATCCGCTCAAGAAATGTTAATCATTCACGTTCAACAACATAAATTGGAACTTGTAGTTAATCACGAATTTAGTTTAATAATAGGTATTGAACGATATCAAGAATTCCAACATTATGTTGACTGGTCCCTGAAGGTACTGAGAGCATtaggaaaaatttataatacaaatatgACGGAGATAACAGTCAGAAGAATTAATTATACAAGTGAACCCGTGGTATTTACTTGGTCCAATGATTCTATTGCAACCAATTACTGTCCAAGAAGTGAAATTGTATCACTTTATCAGGTGagttgaattgaaaataattacgaTCAGTTAATATTGcaattcatattatatttcatacactaagaaaatttatttggatattCTGATAAGCTAATCCCCTTATGACAATAGATTTAAACATATATAGTGTTTAatgtttaattcaaataatgcAAATTCAAAaccatatttataaaatttgagattttgaTTTTCCtggattcttttttttatttatttttatttaaaactattttgatGTTCCAAGGGCTGTGTTGTGTTGAAAACGATATTGAACATTTCTTTTCCAGAACCTGTTAAATTCATCTTGGTTCTAAAGCAAAACCTCTTAAATATGCCTGCTCTGTAGCACAACCTATTAAATATACCTACAAAGTAACAAAACCTGTTAAATATGCCAACACACAAGCAAAACCTATTAAATATTACTGCAAAGTAGCAAAACCTCAATTTATAttaagatataaaatttattttgtatatacatataataagCTAAAAATTTCCAAGTTtgatataacctcaaaatatttaatctGATTAGATTTACATTTCATTCATAAGTAAAGCTTTTGAAAGAtgattttaagttttttttatatcttgataCGCCTTTAAAATGGTGTATCCACAAGAAATCTATTCACCTCTGGGAATTCAATTGTAAACAAAGTTTGTTTGAAAGTAGGACATACTAATTTACGAGTTTCTGTACAGTTTTCGGAGTTGAATTTGTAT from Diorhabda sublineata isolate icDioSubl1.1 chromosome 5, icDioSubl1.1, whole genome shotgun sequence encodes the following:
- the LOC130444138 gene encoding uncharacterized protein LOC130444138, which translates into the protein MCSRSFLVASLLATTAAIITSTIADNGEEFAFDVVEDLEVEFEGEKLVKWHEKDLVAPVGRAFHLVVPKENFQGVVTSFEAKRRTGKALPSWLLFDKRGGVFWGVPLTQDIGLVTLTVKALGKFNSTEDISIKVVESTEESTVIEKCKSTEENTILTLLIDKNIKAIKPKQRVIAINNIAQFFGLPHRAFMLKPQIQKDDITDSSVVLAGPGNIRSRNSKVASFLQVAVGCDGRLWLSTTSMVHQLKQQAKDGTITEVLGLPLIGWRVKTETKPVVRTKRESDILYGDDGSGDYNDEDEYYDDYEDSYDNEELGDVEKVPPSAATPITLPTPKKNTTSTTAASTTISSEITTHPHRHHHGEPNPSIPNIHHQTTNKNFNIDEFVPVTILPSETEISSSTTTSTTSTSQNFGQSKSKPDDVLNYEENYDYGEYDDEDDDLPDPIESATVVPEFPKKKQKFVPVVGDTESTTTEESSIKTPTTVKIEPDLVTESSTVPSTTTTSTTTTTTTTPVPSTVIITSTTSTTEAPTTFQIVEEGELEIEFTTETERPPTTSEVLPTTEETTVPTTTYQAIYNIPKKSVETTSTFTTSTVTTVAVTSSTVKGEESTTPFVETTTRRESSTTQKLPTTIREVTEIEYHENFDPFVENRLQPMSVIAGKIFRFVLPLHTFKDFEDEYDLTYQLLDSNNNTITNNSWLNFNPTRREFYGLPLEVSKWFFWIKATDKDGGSAQEMLIIHVQQHKLELVVNHEFSLIIGIERYQEFQHYVDWSLKVLRALGKIYNTNMTEITVRRINYTSEPVVFTWSNDSIATNYCPRSEIVSLYQVLTANKVGDPSRELSIALSPGLRVKKVIYKELGLCEQPLIPVTPPTNFSPILRNPVDKVNATVGELLVFKVKDDTFYDPEDVDSRMLNISLLTGERQPIPPDNWLQFDSKNREFFGIPRKAGRSEYQLVCVDSGGLPATDSLEVVVYPPLKKPYNVEFSMNITEIPYEIFINSASLQKKFVEKLTKLFEETSANNFYFLPFKRSYDSTIVTWFNKTLPVNRCPQEEIKRLESVLHNMNDRSIAHKVHSIMEPEFRVSTIKVHLTGNCKQRVREQEPKSEISIPVEETTLPPSSDDYLITFIVPAVIVFIMLFLAAVAAIVLYRRRRMGKMNVEEDGRQTYGNKGIPVIFQEELEEKPEPGTKAPVILKDEKPPLAPPEYSKSGSVKLTDDSEPYQPPPPFTRTQDNGRQSRPKPTPTYRKPPPYVPP